In one Pseudomonas sp. R84 genomic region, the following are encoded:
- a CDS encoding SRPBCC family protein codes for MKPVPNSFERKITLKAPRSHVWRALVDAEAFGQWFGVALEGRRFIAGEWTQGQVTYPGYEHVLWNVLIERVEPQQLFSFRWHPYAVNPKIDYSQEPTTLVRFELEDFESGTLLKVSESGFAHIPDIRQKEAYYMDSRGWEEQLSRLEQFLAESAKARERDSG; via the coding sequence ATGAAACCAGTACCCAATAGTTTCGAACGCAAAATCACGCTCAAGGCGCCGCGTTCGCATGTCTGGCGTGCCTTGGTCGATGCCGAGGCGTTTGGCCAGTGGTTTGGGGTGGCGCTTGAGGGCCGGCGGTTTATTGCCGGTGAGTGGACGCAAGGGCAGGTCACGTATCCGGGTTATGAACACGTGTTGTGGAATGTGCTGATCGAACGGGTCGAGCCGCAGCAGTTGTTTTCGTTTCGCTGGCATCCGTATGCGGTCAATCCGAAGATCGACTATTCCCAGGAGCCGACAACGCTGGTCAGGTTCGAGCTGGAAGACTTCGAGAGTGGCACGTTGCTGAAAGTGTCCGAATCGGGCTTCGCGCACATTCCCGACATTCGCCAGAAAGAGGCGTATTACATGGACAGCCGTGGCTGGGAGGAGCAGTTGAGCCGCCTCGAACAGTTTCTTGCCGAGAGCGCCAAGGCCCGCGAGCGTGACAGTGGCTGA
- a CDS encoding ADP-ribosylglycohydrolase family protein, producing MPPSLAERYRGALLGLACGDAVGTTVEFKPRGSFQPLTDMVGAGPFHLKPGQWTDDTSMALCLAESLLNKNGFNAADQMGRYLNWWQWGYLSSTGECFDIGMTVSQALAQYQQTADPFAGSTDPYSAGNGSLMRLVPVVLFYFPDARKIQSFAADSSRTTHAAPEAIECCQLLAGLIACALEGASKAELRQLPLASFSQPKVASIGRGDFLGLSEADIKGSGYSVQSLEAALWCFHHTDSFEAAILRAANLGDDADTTAAITGQLAGAYYGVRGIPEHWLEKLHDGEEIAATADRLLAASRMRAPE from the coding sequence ATGCCGCCATCCCTCGCTGAGCGTTACCGCGGTGCCCTGCTCGGTCTGGCGTGCGGCGACGCTGTCGGTACTACGGTTGAGTTCAAACCACGGGGATCATTCCAACCGTTGACCGATATGGTTGGTGCTGGCCCATTCCACCTCAAGCCCGGGCAATGGACCGATGACACCTCGATGGCGCTGTGTCTGGCGGAAAGCTTGCTGAACAAAAATGGATTCAATGCCGCTGATCAGATGGGCCGCTACCTCAACTGGTGGCAATGGGGCTATCTCAGCTCGACCGGTGAGTGTTTCGATATAGGCATGACCGTCAGTCAGGCGCTGGCGCAATATCAACAAACCGCTGATCCCTTCGCCGGCTCGACCGACCCGTACAGCGCCGGCAACGGTTCGCTGATGCGTCTGGTGCCAGTGGTGCTGTTCTACTTTCCCGACGCCCGGAAAATCCAGAGCTTCGCCGCCGACAGTTCCCGAACCACCCACGCAGCACCTGAAGCCATCGAATGCTGCCAATTGCTGGCCGGGTTGATCGCCTGCGCGCTTGAAGGCGCGAGCAAAGCCGAACTGCGTCAGCTGCCACTCGCCAGCTTCTCGCAACCCAAGGTTGCTTCCATTGGGCGTGGCGATTTCCTCGGTCTGTCCGAGGCAGACATCAAAGGTAGTGGCTACAGCGTGCAGTCGCTGGAAGCGGCGTTGTGGTGCTTTCACCACACGGACAGCTTCGAAGCGGCCATTTTGCGGGCGGCCAACCTGGGCGATGACGCCGATACCACTGCCGCGATCACCGGCCAATTGGCCGGCGCCTATTACGGCGTGCGGGGGATTCCTGAACACTGGCTGGAAAAGCTGCACGACGGTGAAGAGATTGCGGCGACCGCCGACCGTTTGCTCGCGGCTTCCCGAATGCGCGCACCTGAATAA
- a CDS encoding lysozyme inhibitor LprI family protein has protein sequence MSPRLLLALTPFLFTPLAHAAVDCANASDQATMNQCAGQDFKAADKELNTVYQQITGRLKDNPDGKKLLVSAQRAWLGFRDAECKFSSSGVTGGSVYPWVYSSCLTGVTKVRVEALKQYLKCEEGDMSCPVPGA, from the coding sequence ATGTCCCCACGCCTGCTTCTGGCCTTGACGCCCTTCCTGTTCACCCCCCTCGCTCACGCTGCGGTCGACTGCGCCAACGCCAGCGATCAGGCGACGATGAATCAGTGCGCCGGGCAGGACTTCAAAGCGGCGGACAAAGAACTGAACACGGTGTACCAGCAGATCACCGGGCGTTTGAAGGACAACCCGGATGGCAAGAAGCTGTTGGTCAGTGCGCAACGGGCGTGGCTCGGGTTTCGGGATGCCGAGTGCAAGTTTTCATCGTCCGGGGTAACTGGCGGGAGCGTTTATCCGTGGGTTTACAGCAGTTGCCTGACCGGCGTGACCAAGGTCCGGGTTGAGGCGCTGAAACAGTATTTGAAGTGTGAAGAAGGTGACATGAGCTGCCCGGTGCCCGGGGCCTGA
- a CDS encoding MerR family transcriptional regulator: protein MKIGEVSKRTGVAASAIRYYEEQGLLEPSTRDANGYRHYAEAAVARLILVRDAQRLGFSLETIRGLFLQDGSCSKSLTIEQIDIRMDEIRQIEASLAMQREGLLRLRHVLEESLRSGAPVVCASVHRAESYRPEQNMITRNALHGR from the coding sequence ATGAAGATTGGAGAGGTTTCCAAGCGCACTGGTGTTGCCGCTTCGGCCATTCGCTATTACGAGGAGCAAGGGTTACTGGAGCCTTCTACCCGTGACGCCAATGGATATCGCCACTACGCCGAGGCGGCTGTTGCGCGATTGATACTGGTGCGCGATGCGCAACGGCTTGGTTTTTCTCTTGAGACCATTCGCGGTCTGTTCTTGCAGGATGGCAGTTGTTCGAAATCGCTGACCATCGAGCAAATCGATATCCGTATGGATGAGATACGCCAGATCGAGGCCAGCCTGGCGATGCAACGTGAGGGATTGTTGCGGCTGCGGCATGTGCTTGAGGAAAGTTTGCGCAGTGGTGCTCCTGTCGTGTGCGCGAGTGTGCACAGGGCCGAGTCGTATCGGCCTGAGCAGAACATGATCACGCGCAACGCATTGCACGGGCGTTGA
- a CDS encoding NAD(P)H-dependent oxidoreductase, with product MSTLTDLLKWRYATKKYDPSRTVPDEKIERILEAVRLTPTSSGLQPFELLVVTNAEIREKIKAVSWNQQQVTDCSHLLVFAAWDDITAERVNMMFDLTNEVRGTVNEGWENYRQMLLGIVAGRGKEANYQAAARQAYIGLGSALIAAAFEEVDATPMEGFDPAAIDEILGLSARNLRSVVILPLGHRAAEGDWLVNLKKVRRSRENFVTEIK from the coding sequence ATGAGCACACTGACAGACCTGCTGAAATGGCGCTATGCAACGAAAAAGTACGACCCTTCCCGGACGGTGCCCGATGAAAAAATCGAGCGCATTCTGGAAGCGGTGCGTTTAACGCCGACATCAAGCGGACTGCAGCCTTTCGAATTGCTCGTAGTGACCAATGCAGAGATTCGCGAAAAGATCAAAGCCGTCAGTTGGAACCAGCAGCAGGTTACCGACTGCTCTCACTTGTTGGTGTTCGCCGCATGGGACGACATCACTGCGGAGCGGGTCAACATGATGTTCGACCTGACCAACGAAGTTCGCGGGACCGTTAACGAAGGATGGGAAAATTACCGCCAGATGCTCTTGGGCATCGTTGCTGGACGTGGCAAAGAGGCTAATTATCAAGCGGCCGCACGGCAGGCTTATATTGGTCTTGGCTCGGCTCTGATCGCTGCGGCATTTGAAGAAGTCGACGCGACACCGATGGAAGGTTTCGACCCGGCAGCCATCGATGAAATCCTCGGACTCTCGGCTCGCAACTTGCGCAGTGTGGTGATTCTGCCGTTGGGCCATCGAGCTGCTGAGGGAGACTGGTTGGTTAACTTGAA